DNA sequence from the Pirellulales bacterium genome:
TCCGGGCGCCGCGCCACCGGCGAGCGCGCCACCGGTGTCGCCCGCGCCGCCTCCGCCCGTGGCCTCGGCGCCCGGGCCGCTTCCCGCGCCTCCAGCCAACCCCACGGCCACCGTCACCGGCGGCCTCCCCTCGACGCAGCCGGCCGAATTGAACCGCTGGTCGCAAGACCTGATGGGCTGGCTGGGCATCCAAGGCCGCACCGACCTGGCCCAACGCGCCCAGTAGCGGAAGTAGGCGAGCGTGCCTTTGCCGGGACGCGCGCCTCTAGCGTCGCGAATCGCCGGCTTCGGCCGCATAGAGCTGCGGCAGAAACGCCTCGAAGTTTCCGACTTCTTCGATGTTGTGCTTGATCCACGCGTGGCCGCGCGCCTCGTCGAAGCCGTAGCGGCGGATCAAGGGATTGATCAGCCGGCCGAGCACGCCGCATACGCCGATCGTCAAGCTATTGCAGTAACGTGTGCCGTCCGGCTGCGGGGCGAACTGGTAGTCCATTTGCGCGAGCGGCAACCCATGAAACCGCGGTCGATGGGCGAACCCTGCTTCGTCGAGCTTGGTGATCAAGGTCTGCGTATCGACGAGATAGTCGGGGTTCGCGCCCAGCATCTCGGTGAGATGAATCACGCAGCCCACGCCGATCGAGCCATCCGGATTGCGGCGGGAATACTCGATGGCCAGGTGATCGCAAGGATGCCAAACGCGATAGCGCGGCAGCGAGCGCCCGTCGAAGATCATCTCGCCTTCCAGGTGCTTGAACCACCACACGAGCATCGCCGGTGTGACGCCGCGCAAAACTTCGTGCTCGATCCAGCAATGCAATCGGCCGTCCGCCAGCACCGCCAGGCCGCTGCGAGCGCTGGACACGGGTTTGCACGTCCAGCGAATGTCGAGCGGCTCCGGGGCTTGGCGCCTCATTGCGAGCCCCTTGTCATTGCTCGTTCAAACGCACGAACGAAAGCGGCTGCTCGGCCAGCGGGTCCTGAATGCGGATGGCCATCTTGCCGAACAGCAGTTCGTCCAATTGATGGCCCACGACCTCGGCGCGCCAGCCTTGAATGAGCGACGGCGTCGGCAGGCTGGGATCGCCTTCGAGCCGGTAAGTAATCAACTCACGGACGTCGTCGACGGTGCCCACCAGGCTCGGTGCAACCTCGGCCTGCCGGCAAATGCTCGTCAGGGCGGCGGTCAGGAATTGGCCCACCATGACCAGTTGCTGGCTCACCTCACGCCGCGGCAAACGCGGGATCTCGCCGTCGGGCAGGGCCAGGGCCAGCTCGATCGTGCGTGCCAGGTCGCCCAGCACCCTCTGCAGGTCGGGCCGCTCGAAGCCGCGTACGGCTCGGATCTGCTTCACGTCGGCCAGGCGGCGCTTGGCGAGTTCGACGATCAGGTCATCGCGCAGCACGGTGCGCGGCGGCCGATTGCGGCGCTGCGACTCGGCTTCGCGCCATTTCCACAGCTCGCGAACGATGGCCAGACTTCGTCCCGACAGGTTCGAGCTGCCGGCCACCTTGCGCCAGCGATCGTGATTGCGTGACGCCTCGACGTCGTTCTGCCAACGGATCATCTCGTCAGCCAGCCAGCTTGCGCGACTCAGCTTCTCCAAGCGCCGGCCGATCGTGTCGCGCAGTGCTGCCAGATAGCGCACGTCGTCGAGTGCGT
Encoded proteins:
- a CDS encoding HRDC domain-containing protein yields the protein MRYETITTDAHLRQLCDRLAHAPQICFDTEFVSEHTYRPQLCLVQVAAGEMLAVIDPLAIDDLRPFWQVIAAPGHETVVHAGREELWFCLESSGHRPRDLFDVQLAAGLIGLEYPAGYGNLLYRLLGKQAQKGETRTDWRRRPLTERQLEYALDDVRYLAALRDTIGRRLEKLSRASWLADEMIRWQNDVEASRNHDRWRKVAGSSNLSGRSLAIVRELWKWREAESQRRNRPPRTVLRDDLIVELAKRRLADVKQIRAVRGFERPDLQRVLGDLARTIELALALPDGEIPRLPRREVSQQLVMVGQFLTAALTSICRQAEVAPSLVGTVDDVRELITYRLEGDPSLPTPSLIQGWRAEVVGHQLDELLFGKMAIRIQDPLAEQPLSFVRLNEQ